AGCAAGGCGGCTTCTTCTTCGTTTGCATCCAACTCTTCGACAGATTTTTCTAGGAAACAGAAGTCTATATCGACCCATATCTTCCCAAAACATTTGGATGAGACCTTATGCAGGAAGTCATTTAAGCTCATAGTGTCAACCGAATACCTGTCTCTCCTCTGGCAGAACGAAGCTATCTGACCATCAATATACTCGTAGAGGTCATCTAAGAAAAGATTAAACATTTTAGATTTGGAACACGCAGAGGCGATTAGCCCATGAGCCCATGAGGCAATAAGATGTGCCGTGTTCTCAGCTCTACTTACCCATCCAAGATCTTCTTCTGCCTCGGAGGGAAGTATGCCAGTAGCGAGGGCTCTCTGATATCTCACCTGCGACTCCACTGCTTCATTGAAACTTTGAAAGCTGTCATTTATGTTGTCTAAGAGCTTTATGCTCGCAACCATGGCGGTCTTTGCGAAAATGGAGGCATAGATATGCTCCTCGGTGGCTACGCTGCCAAGTATCGGGTAAGAGCTTAGCGCAGCTAGAAAAGCCGCGTAAGTGTAGTATTTAACTTTGAAGATTCTCATCGAATTCAAAGTGTCGGCGCTAATATAGGGATGCCTCTTTGTCTCCTCTAATTTTGTCTCGAAACCCTTAATGACCCTATCAATGGCATTCATTACACGCCTAAAATTTAGGGATGGGAATCTGCAAGCGTAAACCGTCACAGCCGTCCACAGCGCTGATGAGAACATGTTCTTCCACATGCTAGGCATCAGAAATCTTACACCATTATAACATAAAATCCTGTTCACGGTTATATCATCATGAATACTATAAAAGTGACCGAGCACAGTATGGTGGAATGGATGAAACCATCTCGAATTGAGCCAGTGCTTATCTTCCCACCCGCCAAACCTGATAACACCCCTTCTACCATAGCCATGTAAAAGAAAATAGGTCTCAAACTCTCCTTCAAGTCAGCGGGGTTTCGGAACCCCCCTATCGCCGAGCCTATACGCACTGTCTCTAGTCCACTGATTGAGACACCGAAAAATTGGGTTATAAGGAAATAAACTGTCACTAGAAATACAGCGAATGTCATGTATATTATGGCTATGTGGGGGCGCATCTCCACCTTCCTCCTCCTCTCTTGACTCTGTAGCTCTTGAATATGCAGATTGATGGTTTCGATGCTCTCCTGAACATCTCCTCCACTTCTATATGCGGTCTTGATCAAGAATGCAACACTCTTCGCTAACGAGGTTCTACATCGTTCAGCAAAAAGATTGAGAGCCTTATCGAGAGGTACCTTCCAAGACAGCTGAGCCGCCATAACCTTGAGCTCTTTCGTTAAGGGACCATAGTTACGCTCCGCCGAGACTTCGATGGATCTTATGAGAGTCATGCCAAGGGAGCCAGCCTCAGCTATATCCTGCAAGAGTATGGGTAGATTATTATCGATCGCCTCTTTGCGCCTAGATTCAATTTGATAAAATAGCGAAGGTGGGATTAACGCTAAGATAACCCCTAAAGCAGCGAATCGTTCTAGAGGCGAGTTGACTATTTGACTTGGGTTCTCAGTCGAGATGAACCCAACTGTAAAGGCTAAAAAGAACATAGCAAGAGAGAGACCACAAATTTTCAAATCACCCAAGCTTCTTCTGGAGACTACTTTTTCGGCAGACTGGGGGCCGCATGCTCTCAGTTTAGGTTTAACAAGTTTTGCCCAGGTTAGCTTCAATCTTATCCCTTCACTTGAATGATGTCGATGAGGAAGATGTACAGGGCTGCCATAATCGGCATTATGAGAAACGCCAACAAGTACATGAACGATATGAAATCTATGCCGCCAAGCGTCCCGCCTACTGAAGCCATGAGTGAAAGCATAATTATGAGGAGTAAAGGAAAGGCTGCGAACATAAGCACATAGGTCTCAGCCAAAACTCCTAGAGTGTGGATAAACTGCTGTATCAATAGGTTCCTTCTACTAAGAAGTTGTTTGGTCATCTTCAAAAAGAACTTCTTCAAGTCCCCACCAGTTCGGATGGTGTATGCTAAACCCTTCAGCAGATTGGCGTATATGGGAGTAGGGGACAGTCTAGCTCCCTCGTCTAAAGCGGTCAGTATATCATACCCTAAAAGATCCATCCTAACCACAATCGACCTAAACTCTTCTGATAAAAGCATCTTTGAGTCTTCAGCCGCCGCTGAGCGTATAATCTTCTCCGGGTCTGCACCTGCGCATGCAAGTACAGACATGTAACTCGAGGTGGTGGGAAGAAACCGCTCTATCCTTCTGCTGCGCTCCTCAATCTTAATAGCTGGCAGGCTGTACTGGATAAGGAAGGTCCCAGACCCGACGGCCAGCGGGGCAACGAGTAGAGTGAGTAATTGTGTCCAAGGTTGCGGGAAGATGGCGCGCAAGAGAGATGGTACAGCGAGGTTTAGTGCTGAGAATACCCCGAAGCTGATCAGTGTCGATAGAATCGAGGTAAAAACCATCTGGCATACATAGGCTTTTAGGCTGATCCTTATGTTCGCCTTAGCTAGATCAGTTTTTAGACCGTTGAAATGTGAGTATAGAAAATCGAGTTTTTCTCCTAGAATTTTATAGCTGAAGTAGGGGAGAGACTTAACTGCCCTATTATGATTTGCGGCGGAGTTCGCCATAACCATTACATCCCTATCCTCTCCCTGAGTGAGAGAGGATCCATGTAGTATGATCTGATCACCTCTACAACATCCCTATAATCCTGAATCTTATTTTTAGCCATCCACTCGATTACTCTTCGCCTATTCGCCAGCTCCTGCTCAACTTCAGTGTAGCTAAGACCGTGTCTCTCCATTATCTTCCCTAACAAGTAGCTTTTCTTCTCAGAGTTATAGGAGTCAGTTTGTGGATTCCACTCGAAGATTCCTTTGGCAAGTATCTCTTTTGTCAGGGGGTCTAAACCGACGATCTCTGTGACAGTTAACACCCTTCTCACAGATTTCTCTTTCAACCTCACCCTGCCTATGACTACTATCGC
This genomic interval from Candidatus Bathyarchaeia archaeon contains the following:
- a CDS encoding type II secretion system F family protein, with the protein product MKLTWAKLVKPKLRACGPQSAEKVVSRRSLGDLKICGLSLAMFFLAFTVGFISTENPSQIVNSPLERFAALGVILALIPPSLFYQIESRRKEAIDNNLPILLQDIAEAGSLGMTLIRSIEVSAERNYGPLTKELKVMAAQLSWKVPLDKALNLFAERCRTSLAKSVAFLIKTAYRSGGDVQESIETINLHIQELQSQERRRKVEMRPHIAIIYMTFAVFLVTVYFLITQFFGVSISGLETVRIGSAIGGFRNPADLKESLRPIFFYMAMVEGVLSGLAGGKISTGSIRDGFIHSTILCSVTFIVFMMI
- a CDS encoding type II secretion system F family protein; this encodes MVMANSAANHNRAVKSLPYFSYKILGEKLDFLYSHFNGLKTDLAKANIRISLKAYVCQMVFTSILSTLISFGVFSALNLAVPSLLRAIFPQPWTQLLTLLVAPLAVGSGTFLIQYSLPAIKIEERSRRIERFLPTTSSYMSVLACAGADPEKIIRSAAAEDSKMLLSEEFRSIVVRMDLLGYDILTALDEGARLSPTPIYANLLKGLAYTIRTGGDLKKFFLKMTKQLLSRRNLLIQQFIHTLGVLAETYVLMFAAFPLLLIIMLSLMASVGGTLGGIDFISFMYLLAFLIMPIMAALYIFLIDIIQVKG